A genomic region of Psychrobacter sp. M13 contains the following coding sequences:
- a CDS encoding Rrf2 family transcriptional regulator — protein sequence MRLTNYSDYALRILMYLAVMPTSETLATISDIADSYQISKSHLTKIVHQLAQLGYIDSVRGKNGGIRLAMAAKDINLGQILRHTEPDFAIVPCFGNKFLQGDVVAENADNSVDSNSSRQALDEEKSKEESEKVSADKEKIDLADSPSKTLCTINPSCQLKGVFYEATQAFIKVMDDYTLADITLNNKELQQLLS from the coding sequence ATGCGTCTAACTAATTATAGTGATTATGCGCTACGAATCTTGATGTATTTGGCAGTGATGCCAACTTCTGAAACTTTGGCAACGATATCTGACATTGCGGATAGCTATCAGATATCCAAAAGCCACTTGACTAAAATCGTGCATCAACTCGCGCAGCTTGGCTATATAGATAGTGTACGTGGTAAGAATGGTGGTATTCGACTGGCTATGGCCGCCAAAGACATTAATTTAGGTCAGATCTTGCGTCATACTGAGCCGGACTTTGCCATTGTTCCTTGCTTTGGAAACAAGTTCTTGCAAGGTGATGTTGTAGCCGAAAACGCAGATAATAGTGTGGACAGTAATAGCAGTCGGCAGGCACTAGACGAAGAGAAAAGCAAAGAGGAAAGCGAGAAGGTGAGTGCGGACAAGGAGAAGATTGACTTGGCTGATAGTCCGTCTAAGACCCTATGTACTATTAATCCTTCATGCCAGCTAAAAGGCGTGTTTTATGAAGCCACACAAGCCTTTATCAAGGTAATGGATGACTATACTCTTGCCGATATTACTCTCAATAATAAAGAGCTTCAGCAATTGCTGTCTTAA
- a CDS encoding MFS transporter → MHAKELLEMERRDIRALHYTWIAFFLTFYVWFNMAPLATSMLQTESYLTPDHIKLFLIANVALTIPGRVIVGMALDRFGPRRVFSILMVVMAIPTWFFAFGTSAMQLFVARLFMSIVGAGFVVGIHMTALWFKPKDIGFAEGFYAGWGNFGSAAAAITIPTVALQFFGGDDGWRWAVALSGVLMAAYGVAYWFLITDGPDVNTHQKSRKAGALEVSTWADLLLYCLFIIPLYGVLSLLVYRTQGMGFLSDTGAWVCYGFIALMVVYQIYKAISVNIPIIKAGIPEDDKYPFTSVAALNVTYFANFGAELAVVSMLPMFFAATWTLDPTVAGLVASTFAFVNLWARPLGGYISDKIGNRRLVMLVYMFGIGIGFALMGLLNAEWPLFIAVIFTILCSVFVQGAEGATFGVIPSIKRRLTGQISGLAGAYGNVGAVFYLFVFTLVEPNQFFFIIAIGAFIAWVLCFFWLKEPADAFGDEYQMSSVDIQIAKEYNG, encoded by the coding sequence ATGCATGCAAAAGAGCTGCTGGAGATGGAACGTCGCGATATAAGAGCGCTTCATTATACGTGGATCGCTTTTTTTCTTACCTTTTATGTCTGGTTCAATATGGCGCCGCTTGCAACATCTATGCTGCAAACGGAAAGCTACTTGACGCCCGACCACATCAAGCTATTCTTGATTGCCAACGTCGCGTTGACTATTCCTGGTCGCGTCATCGTTGGTATGGCGCTAGATCGCTTTGGTCCTAGACGAGTCTTTTCAATTTTGATGGTAGTCATGGCCATACCGACTTGGTTCTTCGCTTTTGGCACCTCAGCGATGCAGCTATTCGTAGCACGATTGTTTATGTCTATCGTTGGAGCGGGCTTTGTCGTCGGTATTCATATGACCGCGCTTTGGTTTAAGCCTAAAGACATTGGCTTTGCTGAAGGGTTTTATGCTGGTTGGGGCAACTTTGGCTCGGCAGCAGCAGCGATTACCATTCCGACAGTGGCGCTACAGTTCTTTGGCGGCGATGATGGGTGGCGCTGGGCGGTTGCCTTGTCGGGCGTGCTCATGGCAGCATACGGCGTTGCTTATTGGTTCTTGATTACCGATGGGCCAGACGTCAATACGCATCAAAAATCACGTAAGGCGGGCGCCCTAGAAGTCTCTACTTGGGCGGATCTGCTGCTTTATTGCTTATTTATTATTCCGTTATATGGTGTGCTGTCATTACTGGTCTATCGCACGCAAGGTATGGGGTTTTTGAGCGATACGGGCGCATGGGTATGTTATGGCTTTATAGCCTTGATGGTGGTTTATCAAATCTATAAAGCCATCAGCGTCAACATACCGATTATCAAAGCGGGTATTCCTGAGGATGATAAATATCCGTTTACCTCTGTTGCAGCTCTTAATGTCACCTACTTTGCCAACTTTGGCGCAGAGCTGGCGGTAGTATCGATGCTTCCGATGTTCTTTGCGGCAACGTGGACGCTTGATCCGACAGTAGCGGGTCTTGTCGCCTCAACCTTTGCCTTTGTGAACTTATGGGCGCGGCCACTCGGTGGCTATATCTCTGATAAAATAGGCAACCGTCGCCTAGTTATGCTGGTATATATGTTCGGTATAGGGATTGGCTTTGCACTGATGGGATTACTAAATGCAGAGTGGCCATTATTTATCGCAGTGATTTTTACTATTTTATGTTCAGTGTTTGTCCAAGGGGCAGAAGGCGCAACCTTTGGCGTTATTCCATCTATTAAGCGTCGTCTCACAGGTCAGATATCAGGATTAGCGGGCGCTTATGGTAACGTGGGCGCGGTATTCTACTTATTCGTATTTACATTGGTGGAGCCTAATCAGTTTTTCTTTATTATCGCAATCGGTGCCTTTATTGCTTGGGTACTTTGCTTCTTTTGGTTAAAAGAGCCTGCAGATGCCTTTGGTGATGAGTATCAAATGTCATCGGTAGATATTCAGATTGCTAAAGAATATAACGGCTAA
- a CDS encoding response regulator, which yields MSTIVYTAASPAKLLLVDDHPMLRRGMSDLLSLEGDVKVVGEASDGKQALDFLQNNAVDLVILDHNMPVLTGIETLKEIKARHIKVKTLLFTVSDSGNDVQEALKLGVDGYLLKDMEPDLIIDDIRKILRGELVISPNLASILAQTLRTPSASDIAGNLTIRELEVIQMIAKGLSNKMIANKLDIAESTVKVHVKHILNKTGLRTRVDAAVWTVNNLSK from the coding sequence ATGAGTACTATCGTTTATACCGCAGCTTCACCTGCCAAACTATTACTAGTCGATGACCATCCTATGTTACGCCGAGGCATGTCAGATTTACTCAGTCTTGAGGGCGATGTCAAGGTGGTGGGCGAAGCAAGCGATGGCAAGCAAGCCTTAGACTTTCTACAAAACAATGCGGTTGACTTAGTTATCCTTGATCACAATATGCCCGTATTGACTGGTATTGAAACTTTAAAGGAAATCAAAGCTCGACATATTAAGGTAAAGACGCTGTTGTTTACCGTCTCTGATAGCGGTAATGATGTGCAAGAAGCATTAAAATTAGGGGTCGATGGTTACCTATTAAAAGATATGGAGCCTGACTTAATCATTGATGATATCAGGAAGATACTGCGAGGAGAGCTGGTCATTAGTCCAAACCTTGCGTCGATATTGGCACAGACACTACGCACCCCAAGTGCTAGTGACATTGCGGGCAACCTGACAATAAGAGAGCTTGAGGTCATTCAAATGATCGCCAAAGGTCTCAGTAATAAAATGATCGCTAATAAACTAGATATCGCAGAGTCAACAGTAAAAGTACATGTGAAGCACATTCTTAATAAGACGGGCTTGCGTACTCGTGTAGATGCTGCGGTATGGACTGTGAATAACTTGTCTAAATAA
- a CDS encoding histidine kinase: MIRKFLRHSLPIQAWASVCAIALLCLVSAVGSGMLAWISETDAQAINTAGSVRMAAYRINFQLATDFVDVNPTGSASTDIESSSQVNDSTSQQTANTLTDSKTAHVLGDDAKIAILITDMEARLGKLDTYLIESKRKHKLIDQGFDSIEKQWLQQLKPALILQDKRAFYTASLPYVDDVDALVSELQYRNERRQNWQQLLQFASLVLTILIMMVGLHKLRRNVLLPVEQLISANTKFEQGQYNTRVSISGYSEFVALGSSFNKMAKTIDTCQASLENEIDIKTQHLVTANSALSLLYDFAQHLTTSQLSLHKLDSLITDFGEILPHLELTLCLQNDVLNHKDSIALHSDNMQELCAKLTCDNCSIKNNEHTKSYLIAHQKAKFGELRVRPKSMLPTTPPQSQSPDLSTSSAAKMGEKTFQRSPQASNRIPIIDENSPYFRFENDELITTLTSLISTALSLRKQRQQEYQLVLFEERTTIARELHDSLAQSLSYLKIQISVLEKHLKKAFTQQEIAAEKNVWAHIEHIKIGLKSAYQELRDLLVTFRLTIDNDNFDEALHESASEFALKGGFDVTVNNNVMTLNLTAAEQVDLIQIAREALSNISRHAHANNVEIDFGHNDENTHIVMAIIDDGVGIAGEVDQSLHHGLMIMEERAHSLGGILIVTDNEPKGTIIAVEFAPDFFNQY, encoded by the coding sequence ATGATCAGAAAGTTTTTACGTCATTCTTTACCAATTCAAGCATGGGCTAGCGTTTGTGCTATTGCTCTGCTGTGCTTGGTGTCAGCGGTCGGCAGCGGTATGTTGGCATGGATATCAGAGACCGATGCTCAAGCCATTAATACAGCAGGATCAGTACGGATGGCCGCTTATCGAATTAATTTTCAATTGGCGACTGATTTTGTTGATGTTAATCCTACTGGTAGTGCTAGCACTGATATAGAAAGCTCTTCGCAGGTAAATGACTCTACTAGCCAGCAGACAGCTAATACCTTGACTGATAGCAAAACGGCTCATGTGCTTGGAGATGATGCAAAAATAGCGATTCTCATCACAGATATGGAAGCTAGGCTGGGAAAGTTAGATACTTATTTAATAGAAAGTAAGCGTAAGCATAAACTCATTGATCAAGGTTTTGACAGCATTGAAAAGCAGTGGTTACAGCAGCTAAAGCCTGCATTGATATTACAAGATAAAAGAGCTTTTTATACCGCCTCATTACCTTATGTTGATGATGTGGATGCGTTAGTGAGTGAATTGCAGTATAGGAATGAGCGGCGACAAAACTGGCAGCAATTACTGCAGTTTGCCTCGCTAGTGCTGACTATACTTATTATGATGGTCGGTTTACATAAGCTTCGAAGAAATGTGCTTTTGCCTGTAGAGCAGCTTATTAGCGCCAATACAAAATTTGAGCAAGGCCAATATAATACGAGAGTCTCAATATCAGGCTATAGCGAATTTGTGGCCTTAGGGAGCTCTTTTAATAAGATGGCTAAAACCATTGATACTTGTCAGGCCTCACTTGAAAACGAAATCGATATCAAAACTCAGCACTTAGTGACCGCCAATAGTGCATTATCCCTACTTTACGATTTTGCGCAGCACTTAACCACCAGCCAGTTAAGCTTGCATAAACTTGACAGCTTAATTACTGACTTTGGCGAGATACTGCCGCACCTAGAGCTCACCTTGTGCCTACAAAATGATGTACTTAATCATAAAGACTCTATAGCCTTGCACAGTGATAATATGCAAGAGCTGTGCGCCAAACTCACTTGTGATAATTGTAGTATCAAAAACAATGAGCATACTAAATCTTATCTTATCGCCCATCAAAAGGCTAAATTTGGTGAGTTAAGAGTGCGGCCTAAGTCTATGCTACCGACTACCCCGCCACAATCACAATCGCCTGATTTATCAACTTCTAGCGCTGCCAAGATGGGTGAAAAAACTTTTCAAAGATCACCGCAAGCCTCCAATCGTATTCCGATCATTGATGAAAATAGCCCATATTTTCGCTTTGAAAATGATGAGCTCATTACTACGCTCACCAGCCTAATCAGTACCGCGCTATCACTACGTAAACAAAGACAGCAGGAGTATCAGCTGGTGCTGTTTGAAGAGCGTACGACTATTGCAAGAGAGCTGCACGACTCTTTGGCGCAGTCCTTGTCCTATCTTAAGATACAGATTAGCGTGTTAGAAAAACACCTGAAAAAAGCCTTCACCCAACAAGAGATAGCAGCTGAAAAAAATGTTTGGGCGCATATTGAGCACATAAAAATAGGACTCAAATCTGCTTATCAGGAGCTAAGAGACTTACTAGTGACCTTCCGACTGACTATTGATAATGACAATTTTGATGAAGCCTTGCACGAATCGGCTAGCGAATTTGCCTTAAAAGGTGGCTTTGATGTGACCGTGAATAATAACGTCATGACGCTCAATCTAACCGCCGCTGAACAGGTGGATCTTATTCAAATCGCCAGAGAAGCCTTATCAAATATTAGCCGCCATGCTCATGCCAACAATGTAGAGATTGATTTTGGCCACAATGATGAAAACACTCATATCGTTATGGCGATTATAGATGATGGGGTGGGTATCGCAGGCGAGGTTGATCAATCCCTACATCATGGCCTGATGATTATGGAAGAGCGCGCGCACAGTTTGGGCGGCATCTTGATCGTGACTGATAATGAGCCAAAAGGCACGATTATAGCGGTTGAATTTGCTCCTGATTTTTTTAACCAATACTAA
- a CDS encoding NarK family nitrate/nitrite MFS transporter yields MSNKHYTKGGKLITDWRPEVQEFWENGGKKVATRNLWISIPALLLAFAVWMVWSAVIVNLPEIGFSFDDGQLFWLAALPGLTGATLRIFYSFMVPIFGGRRWTAISTASLLIPALWMGFAVQDPNTPFITFAIIALLCGFGGANFSSSMSNISFFYPKSEQGTALGLNAGLGNLGVSVMQFAIPVVIVLGVFGALGGAPQVTAAGKELYLQNAGFIWVPFIFVVSIAAWFMMNDISSAKASFKDQSVIFTRKHNWIMCILYMATFGSFIGFSAAFPMLIKGSFPEINPLKYAFLGPFVGAIFRPIGGWVSDKIGGARVTFWNYIVMVIAVIGVMYFLPSEISQGSFVGYFICFMVLFITTGIGNGSTFTMIPVIFKTFLERLHPSRVGTEALFIEIRKESAAVVGFTAAIAAYGAFFVPKMFGSGLGVSGTFIALIIFYIVCIVLTWWYYSRSHAEIPC; encoded by the coding sequence ATGAGTAATAAACACTATACAAAAGGCGGTAAACTAATTACTGACTGGCGTCCTGAGGTGCAAGAATTTTGGGAAAATGGTGGTAAAAAAGTAGCTACGCGTAACTTATGGATATCGATACCTGCCCTGTTACTTGCCTTCGCGGTTTGGATGGTATGGAGCGCGGTCATCGTAAACTTACCTGAGATTGGCTTTAGTTTTGATGATGGTCAGCTGTTTTGGCTAGCAGCGCTGCCAGGACTGACGGGGGCAACACTACGTATATTTTACTCTTTTATGGTGCCCATTTTTGGGGGTAGACGCTGGACCGCAATTTCAACCGCATCCTTGCTTATTCCAGCATTATGGATGGGCTTTGCGGTACAAGATCCAAATACACCATTCATAACCTTTGCTATTATTGCGCTGTTGTGTGGTTTTGGTGGCGCGAACTTCTCTTCCTCTATGTCTAATATTTCATTTTTCTATCCCAAATCAGAGCAAGGCACCGCGCTAGGTCTAAATGCGGGCTTAGGTAATCTTGGTGTCTCAGTCATGCAGTTCGCTATCCCTGTCGTTATTGTGCTAGGTGTCTTTGGCGCTTTAGGCGGCGCGCCGCAAGTCACGGCTGCTGGCAAAGAGCTGTACTTACAAAATGCTGGATTTATTTGGGTACCTTTTATCTTTGTTGTCTCAATAGCGGCCTGGTTTATGATGAATGATATCTCATCTGCCAAAGCATCGTTTAAAGATCAATCGGTTATCTTTACCCGTAAGCATAATTGGATTATGTGCATTCTATATATGGCAACTTTCGGCTCATTTATTGGCTTTTCTGCCGCTTTTCCAATGCTGATAAAAGGCTCTTTTCCTGAAATCAACCCTCTTAAATACGCCTTTTTAGGGCCATTTGTCGGTGCCATATTTCGTCCGATAGGCGGCTGGGTATCGGATAAAATAGGTGGCGCACGAGTAACCTTTTGGAACTATATAGTGATGGTTATTGCTGTCATTGGGGTGATGTACTTCTTACCTAGTGAGATCAGTCAAGGCAGCTTTGTCGGTTATTTTATCTGCTTTATGGTGCTATTTATTACTACAGGTATCGGTAACGGCTCAACCTTTACTATGATCCCTGTTATTTTCAAAACCTTTTTAGAGCGTCTACATCCTAGTAGAGTAGGCACAGAAGCGTTGTTCATTGAAATACGTAAAGAGTCAGCTGCAGTTGTTGGCTTTACTGCAGCTATCGCAGCTTATGGTGCTTTCTTTGTACCGAAGATGTTTGGTTCAGGTCTAGGAGTATCTGGTACTTTCATTGCTTTGATTATTTTCTATATCGTTTGTATCGTTTTAACTTGGTGGTATTACAGCCGCAGTCATGCTGAAATCCCTTGTTAA
- a CDS encoding nitrate reductase subunit alpha: MSHLLDQFRFFKRKQGEFADGHGETRAESRSWEDSYRNRWQYDKIVRSTHGVNCTGSCSWKIYVKNGLVTWETQQTDYPETRPDLPNHEPRGCPRGASYSWYMYSANRVKYPKVRKPLLKLWREAKGQFPDPVDAWGSIVEDPIKAEQYKSKRGMGGFIRSTWGEVNEIIAASNVYTAKTYGPDRIVGFSPIPAMSMVSYAAGSRYLSLIGGVCLSFYDWYCDLPPASPMTWGEQTDVPESADWYNSDYIIAWGSNVPQTRTPDAHFFTEVRYKGTKTVSITPDYAEVSKLTDLWLNPKQGTDAALAQAFCHVILKEFYLKQPSDYFYDYAKRYTDLPILVMIEGEEGMRRPGRYLRASDLVDDLGQENNPEWKTIGLSQTGELVSPQGSIGYRWGEKGKWNIEQKDGATGKAFDLTLSLKDSAETCTVAFDYFGNVEHPHFNCVPGEAIQQKTIPCKTITLTDGTTATVATVFDLTTASLGVDSGHGGDHVTDDYNDATVPGTPAWQEVITGVSRERVIQVAREFAENAHKTHGKSMIIIGAGMNHWYHLDMNYRGVINMLMLCGCIGKSGGGWAHYVGQEKLRPQTGWLPLAFALDWHRPPRQMAGTSFFYAHSSQWRHETISAHEILSPLANKKFFPEHMLDYNIQAERAGWLPSAPQLNRNPLTIAAEARAKGQDIEEYVVDSLHKGSLRFACESPDNPVNFPRNMFIWRSNLLGSSGKGHEYMLKYFLGTSNGLLNEENPTGHLQPKEVDWVEKGPTGKLDLVVTLDFRMSSTCLYSDIVLPTATWYEKDDMNTSDMHPFIHPLTAATDPAWESKTDWEIYKGIAKTFSEVSKGHLGVETDVVTYPMQHDSPGELAQPFGGTDWKTAGERPVPGKNCPMIKIVERDYPNTYAKFTALGPLMDELGNGSKGLNWDTKEEIVNLGDLNYRIVNTGVAEGRPRIETAANACETILMLAPETNGHVAVKGWAALSEFTGRDHSHLAKSSEHEKIRFKDIVAQPRKIISSPTWSGIESDKVSYTAGYTNVHELIPWRTITGRQQFYQDHPWMQAFGEQMQQYRPPIDTKTTEIIKDAKPNGNKEIVLNFLTPHQKWGIHSTYSENLLMLTLSRGGPCVWMSETDARKAGIVDNDWIELFNANGALTARAIVSQRVKEGMVMMYHAQEKLVNIPGSQQTGIRGGIHNSMTRTILKPTHMIGSYAQQSYGFNYYGTVGCNRDEFVVIRKMSKIDWLEEKPDDELPRPLPTTIDG; encoded by the coding sequence ATGAGCCATTTACTTGACCAATTTCGTTTTTTTAAGCGTAAACAAGGCGAGTTCGCTGACGGACATGGCGAGACTCGTGCAGAGTCACGTTCGTGGGAGGATTCTTACCGCAACCGCTGGCAGTACGACAAGATTGTGCGCTCAACTCATGGCGTCAACTGTACTGGCTCATGCTCTTGGAAGATTTATGTTAAAAACGGTCTAGTAACGTGGGAGACGCAGCAAACGGACTATCCAGAAACCCGTCCAGATCTGCCAAATCATGAGCCGCGCGGCTGTCCACGTGGTGCTAGTTATAGCTGGTATATGTACTCGGCTAATCGGGTCAAATATCCTAAAGTTCGTAAGCCGCTACTCAAGCTATGGCGCGAAGCCAAAGGCCAGTTCCCAGATCCTGTTGATGCCTGGGGCAGTATTGTCGAAGACCCTATCAAAGCCGAACAGTACAAGTCTAAGCGCGGCATGGGCGGCTTTATCCGCTCAACATGGGGCGAGGTCAATGAAATCATCGCGGCTAGCAACGTCTATACGGCTAAGACTTATGGCCCTGATCGCATTGTTGGCTTCTCACCGATTCCTGCAATGTCAATGGTTAGCTATGCCGCAGGTAGCCGCTATCTATCTTTGATTGGTGGTGTTTGTCTATCGTTTTATGATTGGTACTGTGATCTACCACCAGCCTCACCGATGACTTGGGGCGAGCAAACGGACGTGCCTGAATCAGCGGATTGGTACAACTCGGACTATATTATTGCTTGGGGCTCTAACGTGCCGCAAACGCGTACGCCTGACGCGCATTTCTTTACCGAAGTTCGTTATAAAGGCACCAAAACCGTCTCTATTACCCCTGATTATGCGGAAGTGTCAAAGCTTACTGACTTATGGCTTAACCCTAAACAAGGAACGGATGCGGCATTAGCGCAAGCGTTTTGTCACGTTATCTTAAAAGAGTTCTATCTCAAGCAGCCAAGCGACTATTTTTACGACTACGCCAAGCGTTATACCGATTTGCCTATCTTAGTTATGATAGAGGGCGAGGAGGGCATGCGTCGTCCTGGTCGCTATCTGCGAGCATCAGATTTGGTCGATGATTTAGGTCAAGAAAATAACCCAGAATGGAAGACGATTGGCTTAAGTCAAACGGGCGAGCTGGTATCGCCACAAGGCTCGATCGGTTATCGCTGGGGCGAAAAAGGCAAATGGAACATCGAGCAAAAAGACGGCGCAACGGGTAAAGCGTTTGATTTAACTCTAAGCCTAAAAGACAGCGCTGAGACTTGTACCGTCGCTTTTGATTACTTCGGTAATGTCGAGCATCCTCATTTTAACTGTGTACCTGGTGAGGCGATCCAGCAAAAAACGATTCCTTGCAAGACCATAACCCTTACCGATGGCACAACCGCTACGGTTGCCACAGTGTTTGACTTAACCACTGCCAGCTTAGGCGTCGATAGTGGTCATGGTGGCGATCATGTCACTGACGATTATAACGATGCAACCGTACCAGGCACGCCTGCTTGGCAGGAAGTGATAACAGGCGTAAGCCGTGAGCGCGTGATTCAAGTAGCCCGTGAGTTCGCTGAAAACGCGCATAAAACCCACGGCAAATCGATGATTATCATCGGTGCGGGTATGAATCACTGGTATCACCTCGATATGAACTATCGCGGTGTCATCAATATGCTCATGCTCTGCGGCTGTATCGGTAAGTCTGGCGGCGGCTGGGCACATTACGTGGGTCAAGAAAAACTGCGCCCACAAACCGGATGGCTACCACTGGCATTTGCACTCGACTGGCATCGTCCGCCACGTCAAATGGCAGGTACGAGCTTCTTCTATGCGCACAGCTCGCAGTGGCGTCACGAGACCATCTCAGCGCACGAGATACTATCACCACTGGCGAATAAAAAGTTCTTCCCAGAGCATATGCTGGATTACAACATTCAAGCAGAACGGGCGGGCTGGTTACCCTCAGCGCCGCAGCTCAATCGTAACCCTTTGACTATCGCCGCCGAAGCAAGAGCCAAAGGTCAAGACATCGAGGAATACGTCGTTGACTCGCTACATAAAGGCAGCCTACGCTTCGCTTGTGAATCTCCCGATAACCCTGTGAACTTCCCGCGTAATATGTTTATCTGGCGCTCAAACCTTTTGGGCTCATCAGGTAAAGGTCATGAGTATATGCTCAAGTACTTCTTGGGCACCTCAAACGGTCTACTCAATGAGGAAAACCCGACGGGGCATCTGCAACCTAAAGAGGTCGATTGGGTCGAAAAGGGTCCTACAGGCAAGCTTGACTTAGTGGTGACCTTAGATTTTCGCATGTCATCAACTTGTCTGTACTCTGACATCGTCTTGCCGACCGCAACTTGGTACGAAAAAGATGACATGAATACCTCAGATATGCACCCGTTCATTCATCCTTTGACCGCTGCTACTGATCCTGCTTGGGAATCCAAAACCGATTGGGAAATCTATAAAGGTATTGCCAAGACCTTCTCTGAAGTCTCTAAAGGGCATTTAGGCGTTGAAACCGATGTGGTCACTTATCCGATGCAACATGATAGCCCAGGTGAGCTGGCTCAGCCTTTTGGTGGTACGGATTGGAAGACCGCTGGCGAAAGACCTGTTCCTGGTAAAAACTGCCCAATGATTAAAATCGTTGAGCGTGACTATCCTAATACTTATGCTAAATTCACCGCGCTTGGGCCACTCATGGACGAGTTAGGTAATGGTTCTAAAGGGCTGAACTGGGATACTAAAGAAGAAATTGTTAATTTAGGCGATTTGAACTACAGAATTGTGAATACTGGTGTTGCTGAAGGTCGACCCCGTATAGAGACCGCTGCCAACGCTTGTGAAACCATCCTAATGCTCGCCCCTGAAACTAATGGCCACGTTGCGGTTAAAGGCTGGGCTGCGTTGTCTGAATTTACGGGTCGCGATCATAGCCATTTGGCTAAATCTAGTGAGCATGAAAAAATCCGCTTTAAAGACATCGTCGCGCAGCCGCGCAAGATTATCTCAAGTCCAACGTGGTCAGGTATCGAGTCTGACAAGGTCAGCTATACCGCAGGTTATACCAACGTCCATGAGCTGATTCCTTGGCGCACCATCACGGGTCGCCAGCAGTTTTATCAAGACCATCCTTGGATGCAAGCCTTTGGTGAACAGATGCAGCAGTATCGTCCACCAATCGATACCAAAACCACTGAAATCATCAAAGACGCTAAGCCTAATGGTAATAAAGAGATTGTCCTAAACTTTTTAACACCGCATCAAAAGTGGGGTATTCACAGTACTTACTCTGAAAACCTACTAATGCTGACCCTAAGCCGTGGTGGTCCTTGTGTTTGGATGTCTGAAACAGATGCGCGCAAGGCAGGTATCGTCGATAACGATTGGATTGAGCTGTTCAATGCTAACGGGGCGCTAACAGCCCGGGCTATTGTCAGTCAGCGGGTCAAAGAGGGCATGGTCATGATGTATCACGCTCAAGAAAAACTAGTCAACATCCCAGGCTCGCAGCAAACCGGTATTCGTGGCGGTATTCACAACTCAATGACCCGTACCATCTTAAAGCCCACCCATATGATCGGTAGCTACGCCCAGCAATCTTATGGCTTTAACTACTATGGCACAGTGGGTTGTAACCGCGATGAGTTTGTCGTTATCCGTAAAATGTCAAAAATCGACTGGTTAGAAGAAAAACCAGATGATGAACTGCCGCGCCCATTGCCAACCACTATCGATGGATAA